Proteins encoded within one genomic window of Pygocentrus nattereri isolate fPygNat1 chromosome 9, fPygNat1.pri, whole genome shotgun sequence:
- the flna gene encoding filamin-A isoform X2, with protein MSQHPRLHQSSAASPAPNASLSPDKDADMPATEKDLAEDAPWKKIQQNTFTRWCNEHLKCVNKRIANLQTDLSDGLRLIALLEVLSQKKMFRKYNQRPTFRQMQLENVSVALEFLDRENIKLVSIDSKAIVDGNLKLILGLIWTLILHYSISMPMWDEEEDTDDAKQKTPKQRLLGWIQNKLPELPITNFSRDWQSGKALGALVDSCAPGLCPDWDSWDQTKPVDNAREAMQQADEWLGVPQVITPEEIVDPNVDEHSVMTYLSQFPKAKLKPGAPLRPKLNPKKARAYGPGIEPTGNVVMKKAVFTVETISAGQGEVLVYVEDPAGHREEAKVTPNNDKNRTYSVVYVPKVTGLHKVTVLFAGLHISKSPFEVDVGMAQGDSSKVTAQGPGLEAVGNIANKTTYFDVYTAGAGVGEVEVVITDPSGKKDTVECSIEDKGNSSYRCTYKPTQEGQHVIYITFAGGQISKSPYTVNIGEACNPSLCRAKGRGLQPKGLRIKETAEFKVYTKGAGTGDLKVTIKGPKGLEEPCKKKDLGDGVYSFEYYPTTPGTYIITITWGGQHIPRSPFEVKVGSEAGPQQVRAWGPGLESGVVGKSADFVVEAVGDDVGTLGFSVEGPSPAKIECDDKGDGSCDVRYWPTEPGEYAVHVLCKNEDIQHSPFMAEIKPAPDRDFYPDKVKAYGPGLQSSGLSVGKPAEFTVDAKLGGKAPLKIQAQDRDGNPVDVQVKDNGNGTYTCSYTPRKPVKHTVMVSWGGVNIPDSPFRMNIGAGCHPNKVKVSGPGVAKTGLKAYEPTYFTVDCSEAGQGDISIGIKCAPGVVGPAEADIDFDIIRNDNDTFTVKYTPPGAGSYTIMVLFADQAIPMTPIRIKVDPSHDASKVKAEGPGLSRTGVELNKPTHFTVNTKGAGKAKLDAQFTGPNKGEVVRDFDIINNHDNTHTVKYTPVQQGNMGVNVTYGGDPIPKTPFAVAVAPSLDLGKIKVAGLGDKMTVGKDQDITVKTKGAGGQGKVGAKVTGPAGKAVPCKVEPGLSPETSQVRFIPRDKGPYEVELTYDGAPIPGSPFPVEAVAHTDPSKVRCSGPGLERAKVGETGQFVVDCTNAGPAELTIEIISDNGTEAEVHIQDNGDGTYTITYIPLYPGAYTLTIRYGGQDVPNFPARLNVEPAVETSGVKVFGPGVEGKGVFREATTDFTVDARALTKTGGKHIKTCINNPSGNQTEALIRDLGDGTYKVEYTPYEEGPHSVEVSYDNAPVPNSPFRVPVTEGCDPARVRVHGPGLQAGITNKPNKFTVETRGAGTGGLGLAMEGPSEAKMSCTDNKDGSCSVEYIPYEPGTYNLNVTYGGQPVTGSPFSVPVHDTVDPTKVKCQGQGIGTNVRANIPQVFSVDASKAGMAPLQVRVQGPKGVVEQADVVDNGDQTHTVSYVPTREGPYTINVLYADEEIPRSPYKVKVLPTHDASKVRASGPGLNTTGVPASLPVEFTIDAKDAGEGLLAVQITDPDGKPKKANIRDNQDGTYLVSYVPDMTGRYTILIKYGGDEIPYSPYRIRALPTGDASKCTVTGAGVGPTIQIGEQTVITVDAKAAGKGKVTCTVCTPDGTEVDVDVVENEDGTFDIFYTAPQPGKYVICVRFGGEHIPNSPFQVMALEGASPEQLMQQTQVPQYAYAPNMGQPWATDRPLGMNGLDVAGLRPFDLVIPFTIQKGEITGEVRMPSGKVAKPDITDNKDGTVTVKYAPTEAGLHEMDIKYDGIHIPGSPLQFYVDYVNSGHVTAYGPGLIHGMVNKPAVFTVNTKDAGEGGLSLAIEGPSKADISCTDNQDGTCTVSYLPVLPGDYNILVKYNDKHIPGSPFVSKITGDDSMRMSHLKVGSAADIPLDIGELDLSQLTASLTTPSGREEPCLLKMLRNGHVGVSFVPKEIGEHLVNIKKNGRHIPSSPISVMINQSEIADASRVRVSGQGLSEARTFEPAELIIDTRDAGYGGLSLSIEGPSKVDINTEDQEDGTCKVTYCPTEPGNYIINIKFADQHVPGSAFTVKVTGEGRMKESITRKKRAASVANVGSQCDLSLKIPEISIADMTAQVTSPSGKVHKAEIMEGENNTYCIRFVPTEMGVHTVSVKYQGHHVPGSPFQFTVGPLGEGGAHKVRAGGPGLERAEAGVPAEFSIWTREAGAGGLSIAVEGPSKAEIAFEDRKDGSSGVSYIVQEPGDYEVSIKFNDEHIPDSPFIVPVASPSDDARRLTVASLQESGLKVNQPASFAVSLNGAKGVIDAKVHSPSGALEECCVTEIDEDKYAVRFIPRENGLYLIDVKFNGSHIPGSPFKIRVGEAGQAGDPGMVSAYGAGLEGGTTGSPCEFIVNTSSAGPGALAVTIDGPSKVKMDCQECPEGYKVTYTPMAPGNYLISIKYGGPYHIVGSPFKAKITGSRLVSSHSMHETSSVLVDPVTRSVTSTQQAAPGWASSDASRVVAKGLGLTKGFIGQKNSFSVDCSKAGRNMLLVGVDGPKVPCEEILVKHLGNRLYNVSYQLKEKGEYILVVKWGDDHIPGSPFHITV; from the exons ATGAGTCAACACCCACGGCTCCACCAGTCGAGCGCAGCCTCTCCCGCGCCCAACGCCTCTCTCAGCCCGGATAAGGACGCCGACATGCCCGCCACGGAGAAAGACCTGGCCGAGGACGCGCCGTGGAAGAAGATCCAGCAGAACACCTTCACCCGGTGGTGTAACGAGCACCTGAAATGCGTGAACAAGCGCATCGCCAACCTGCAGACGGACCTGAGCGACGGCCTCCGGCTCATAGCGCTCCTGGAGGTGCTGAGCCAGAAGAAGATGTTCCGCAAATACAACCAGCGGCCCACCTTCAGGCAGATGCAGCTGGAGAACGTCTCCGTGGCTCTGGAGTTCCTCGACAGAGAGAATATCAAGCTCGTCTCTATAG ACAGTAAAGCCATAGTAGACGGGAACCTGAAGCTCATCCTGGGACTGATATGGACACTGATCCTGCACTATTCCATCTCCATGCCTATGTgggatgaggaggaggacacGGACGATGCCAAGCAGAAGACACCCAAGCAGAGGCTCCTGGGCTGGATCCAGAACAAGCTGCCCGAACTGCCAATCACCAACTTCAGCCGAGACTGGCAGTCGGGCAAAGCCCTGGGAGCATTGGTGGACAGTTGTGCTCCAG GTCTGTGTCCGGACTGGGACTCCTGGGATCAAACAAAGCCTGTGGACAATGCCCGCGAGGCCATGCAGCAGGCTGATGAGTGGCTGGGGGTTCCTCAG GTTATCACTCCTGAGGAAATTGTTGATCCCAATGTGGACGAGCACTCTGTCATGACCTACCTGTCGCAGTTCCCTAAGGCCAAGCTAAAGCCTGGTGCCCCACTTCGCCCCAAACTCAACCCCAAAAAGGCGCGTGCCTATGGACCAG gtATTGAGCCAACTGGTAATGTGGTGATGAAAAAAGCTGTGTTCACCGTGGAAACAATTAGCGCAGGCCAGGGAGAGGTGTTGGTTTATGTGGAGGATCCCGCTGGTCACCGCGAGGAGGCTAAAGTCACTCCCAACAATGACAAGAATCGCACTTACTCTGTAGTCTATGTTCCTAAAGTCACTGGGCTACATAAG GTGACCGTGCTGTTTGCAGGGCTGCACATCTCAAAGAGCCCATTTGAGGTGGATGTGGGGATGGCTCAGGGAGACTCCAGCAAGGTCACTGCCCAAGGTCCAGGTCTGGAGGCTGTAGGCAACATTGCCAACAAGACCACTTACTTTGATGTCTACACTGCTG GTGCAGGAGTTGGTGAAGTTGAGGTGGTAATTACGGACCCCAGTGGCAAGAAGGATACTGTAGAGTGCAGCATCGAAGATAAAGGAAACAGCAGCTACCGTTGCACCTACAAGCCCACCCAGGAAGGCCAGCATGTCATCTACATCACCTTTGCTGGAGGACAAATCTCCAAGAGCCCTTACACAGTCAACATAGGAGAGG CCTGTAACCCCAGCCTGTGCCGAGCCAAGGGCCGTGGTCTGCAGCCCAAAGGCCTGCGGATCAAGGAGACTGCAGAGTTTAAGGTCTACACCAAAGGAGCTGGCACTGGAGACCTCAAGGTCACAATCAAAGGGCCTA AGGGTCTAGAGGAGCCTTGTAAGAAGAAGgatctgggagatggagtctaTAGTTTTGAGTACTACCCCACTACACCTGGAACCTATATCATTACAATCACCTGGGGTGGCCAGCATATTCCTCGCAG TCCTTTTGAGGTGAAGGTGGGCAGTGAGGCAGGGCCACAGCAGGTGCGGGCATGGGGCCCAGGGTTGGAGAGTGGCGTTGTGGGCAAATCGGCTGATTTTGTGGTGGAGGCAGTTGGAGATGATGTTGGTACTTTGG GCTTCTCTGTGGAGGGCCCATCCCCTGCTAAGATTGAGTGTGACGATAAGGGCGATGGTTCCTGTGATGTTCGTTACTGGCCCACAGAGCCAGGCGAGTATGCAGTGCATGTGCTCTGTAAGAATGAGGACATCCAGCACAGTCCCTTCATGGCTGAGATCAAACCAGCACCAGACAGAGACTTTTATCCTGACAAG GTGAAAGCCTATGGCCCTGGTCTTCAGAGCAGTGGTCTGTCTGTAGGGAAACCAGCTGAATTCACAGTGGATGCCAAACTGGGTGGCAAAGCTCCTCTAAAGATTCAGGCTCAG GACCGAGATGGAAACCCAGTTGATGTGCAGGTGAAGGATAATGGCAATGGGACATATACCTGCAGCTACACACCCCGCAAACCCGTCAAACACACGGTCATGGTGTCCTGGGGTGGAGTCAATATCCCAGACAGCCCCTTCAGG ATGAATATTGGAGCAGGATGCCATCCTAATAAGGTGAAAGTATCTGGACCTGGTGTTGCCAAGACAGGCCTGAAGGCCTATGAGCCAACGTACTTCACAGTGGACTGTTCTGAAGCTGGCCAGG GTGACATCAGCATTGGGATTAAGTGTGCTCCAGGGGTGGTAGGACCAGCAGAGGCAGACATAGACTTTGACATCATCAGAAATGATAATGATACTTTCACAGTTAAATACACTCCTCCAGGAGCTGGCAGCTACACTATCATGGTTCTGTTTGCTGATCAG GCTATTCCCATGACACCCATCAGAATTAAAGTGGATCCCTCTCATGATGCAAGTAAAGTCAAAGCAGAGGGCCCTGGTCTCAGCCGCACTG GTGTGGAACTGAACAAGCCCACTCATTTCACTGTGAACACTAAAGGAGCAGGCAAAGCTAAGCTGGATGCTCAGTTCACTGGACCCAACAAGGGAGAGGTCGTCCGGGACTttgacatcattaacaaccatgacaacacacacaccgtCAAATACACCCCAGTGCAACAG GGAAATATGGGTGTAAATGTGACCTATGGCGGTGACCCCATTCCCAAGACTCCCTTTGCTGTGGCCGTGGCTCCTTCCCTGGATCTGGGCAAGATTAAGGTTGCAGGCCTTGGAGACA AGATGACTGTTGGAAAAGACCAGGATATTACAGTGAAGACAAAGGGAGCAGGTGGTCAAGGTAAAGTTGGCGCAAAGGTTACTGGACCTGCTGGTAAAGCAGTGCCCTGTAAGGTGGAGCCAGGTCTGAGCCCAGAGACCAGCCAGGTCCGCTTTATCCCCAGAGACAAGGGGCCATATGAGGTGGAGCTTACTTATGATGGTGCCCCCATCCCAGGAAGTCCCTTCCCTGTGGAGGCTGTGGCTCACACTGACCCATCTAAG GTCCGCTGCTCAGGCCCAGGTTTGGAGCGAGCCAAAGTTGGAGAGACAGGCCAGTTTGTGGTCGACTGCACCAATGCTGGACCAGCTGAGCTGACCATTGAAATCATCTCTGATAATGGTACTGAGGCAGAGGTCCATATCCAGGATAATGGAGATGGAACTTACACAATCACCTACATCCCTCTGTACCCTGGAGCCTACACCCTGACCATTCGCTACGGTGGCCAAGATGTGCCAAACTTCCCTGCAAGACTCAATGTTGAGCCAGCTGTAGAAACCAGTGGTGTGAAGGTGTTTGGACCTGGAGTTGAAGGCAAAG GGGTTTTCAGAGAGGCTACCACAGACTTCACTGTTGATGCCCGAGCCCTTACGAAAACTGGAGGCAAGCACATCAAAACCTGCATCAACAACCCATCTGGCAACCAAACTGAAGCCCTCATCAGGGACCTGGGAGATGGTACCTATAAAGTGGAGTACACTCCCTATGAAGAAG GTCCTCACAGTGTGGAGGTTTCCTATGACAATGCCCCAGTGCCCAACAGTCCATTCCGTGTGCCTGTGACCGAAGGTTGTGACCCAGCACGTGTGCGGGTGCATGGTCCAGGTTTGCAGGCTGGCATCACCAACAAACCCAACAAATTCACTGTTGAAACCCG tgggGCTGGTACAGGAGGATTGGGCCTGGCCATGGAGGGACCTTCTGAGGCAAAGATGTCCTGCACTGATAACAAAGATGGCAGCTGCTCTGTTGAGTACATACCATATGAGCCAGGGACTTACAACCTCAACGTCACCTATGGAGGCCAACCAGTCACTG GAAGCCCCTTCTCTGTGCCTGTCCACGATACTGTTGATCCCACAAAGGTGAAGTGTCAGGGTCAGGGTATTGGGACCAATGTGCGGGCCAATATCCCACAAGTGTTCAGCGTGGATGCCAGTAAAGCAGGCATGGCTCCTCTGCAGGTCAGAGTGCAAGGACCCAAAG GTGTTGTGGAGCAGGCTGATGTGGTCGATAATGGAGATCAGACTCACACTGTGAGCTATGTGCCCACCAGAGAGGGACCATATACTATTAATGTACTGTATGCTGATGAAGAAATACCACGCAG TCCTTATAAGGTGAAAGTTCTGCCCACACACGATGCCAGTAAGGTCCGTGCCAGTGGCCCTGGACTCAATACTACTGGTGTGCCTGCCAGTCTGCCAGTGGAGTTTACCATTGATGCCAAAGATGCAGGAGAAGGACTTCTGGCTGTCCAGATCACT GATCCAGATGGGAAGCCCAAAAAGGCAAACATTCGTGATAACCAGGATGGCACATACTTGGTGTCTTATGTGCCTGATATGACTGGGCGCTACACCATTCTAATCAAGTATGGTGGAGATGAAATCCCATACTCTCCATACCGCATCAGAGCTCTGCCAACAGGAGATGCCAGCAAATGCACAGTCACAG GTGCTGGAGTTGGTCCCACTATCCAGATTGGGGAACAGACTGTCATCACCGTGGACGCAAAGGCTGCTGGGAAGGGGAAGGTGACCTGCACAGTGTGCACTCCAGATGGCACAGAGGTGGATGTTGACGTGGTTGAGAATGAAGATGGAACATTTGACATCTTCTACACAGCACCCCAGCCTGGGAAATACGTCATCTGTGTGCGCTTTGGAGGAGAGCACATTCCCAACAGCCCCTTCCAGGTCATG GCTTTGGAAGGTGCCTCCCCTGAACAACTTATGCAGCAGACCCAGGTCCCGCAGTACGCCTACGCGCCCAACATGGGCCAGCCATGG GCAACAGACAGACCACTGGGCATGAATGGACTGGATGTGGCTGGATTGAGACCCTTCGACTTGGTCATTCCGTTCACCATCCAGAAGGGAGAAATAACAG GTGAAGTGAGGATGCCATCTGGCAAAGTGGCCAAGCCAGACATTACAGATAATAAAGATGGCACAGTCACAGTGAAATACGCTCCTACTGAGGCTGGACTGCACGAGATGGACATCAAATATGATGGGATACATATTCCAG GAAGCCCACTGCAGTTCTATGTGGATTACGTCAACAGTGGCCATGTGACAGCCTATGGTCCTGGTCTGATTCATGGCATGGTCAATAAGCCAGCAGTGTTCACAGTCAACACCAAGGATGCAGGAGAAG gtgGTCTTTCTTTGGCCATCGAGGGGCCCTCAAAGGCAGACATCAGCTGCACTGATAACCAAGATGGCACCTGCACTGTGTCTTACCTCCCTGTCCTGCCTGGAGACTACAACATCCTTGTCAAGTACAATGACAAGCACATCCCCGGCAGTCCTTTTGTGTCAAAGATCACAG GAGATGACTCCATGCGCATGTCCCATCTGAAGGTGGGCTCTGCTGCTGATATCCCATTAGACATTGGTGAGCTGGACCTGAGCCAGCTGACTGCCTCACTGACAACACCCTCTGGCCGGGAGGAGCCGTGCCTGCTCAAGATGCTCCGTAATGGGCATGTGG GTGTTTCCTTTGTGCCTAAAGAGATTGGTGAGCACCttgtaaatataaagaaaaatggaCGGCATATTCCCAGTAGCCCCATTTCTGTCATGATCAACCAGTCGGAGATTGCCGATGCCAGCCGTGTGCGCGTGTCTGGCCAGGGCCTGAGTGAGGCTCGCACGTTTGAGCCAGCGGAGTTAATCATTGATACCAGAGATGCAG GCTATGGAGGTCTTAGCTTATCCATTGAGGGGCCCAGTAAGGTGGATATAAACACTGAGGATCAAGAAGATGGAACCTGCAAAGTCACTTACTGCCCCACTGAACCAGGAAACTACATTATTAACATCAAGTTTGCTGACCAGCATGTTCCAG GCAGCGCTTTCACTGTGAAAGTGACTGGAGAGGGTAGGATGAAAGAGAGCATTACTCGCAAAAAAAGAGCTGCATCTGTTGCCAATGTTGGCAGCCAGTGTGACTTGAGCTTGAAGATACCTG AAATCAGCATCGCTGACATGACTGCCCAGGTGACCAGCCCTTCCGGGAAGGTGCACAAGGCTGAGATCATGGAGGGTGAAAACAATACCTACTGCATTCGTTTTGTGCCAACTGAGATGGGTGTTCACACAGTCAGTGTGAAGTACCAAGGCCATCATGTCCCTGGATCCCCGTTTCAATTCACTGTGGGGCCACTAGGAGAAGGAGGGGCCCACAAAGTCCGTGCAGGAGGTCCAGGCCTGGAGAGAGCAGAGGCAGGAGTACCGG CCGAGTTTAGTATATGGACACGCGAGGCTGGTGCTGGGGGTCTGTCCATTGCTGTGGAGGGTCCCAGCAAAGCAGAGATTGCCTTTGAAGACCGTAAAGATGGATCCAGTGGGGTCTCTTACATTGTCCAGGAGCCTG GAGATTATGAGGTGTCCATCAAGTTCAACGACGAGCATATCCCTGACAGTCCCTTCATTGTGCCTGTCGCCTCTCCTTCGGATGATGCCCGCCGACTTACTGTTGCCAGTCTTCAG GAGTCCGGATTAAAGGTGAACCAGCCTGCTTCTTTTGCTGTAAGCCTGAATGGGGCAAAGGGCGTCATTGACGCTAAAGTTCATAGCCCATCTGGAGCTCTGGAGGAGTGCTGCGTCACAGAGATTGATGAAG ATAAGTATGCGGTGAGGTTCATTCCCAGGGAGAATGGCCTGTACCTGATTGATGTGAAATTTAATGGCTCCCACATCCCTGGAAGCCCTTTCAAGATTCGGGTGGGAGAGGCAGGTCAGGCCGGAGATCCAGGCATGGTGTCTGCTTATGGGGCTGGTCTGGAGGGTGGAACCACTG GATCTCCATGTGAATTCATTGTGAACACAAGCTCAGCTGGTCCTGGAGCACTGGCAGTAACTATTGATGGGCCTTCTAAAGTGAAGATGGACTGTCAGGAGTGCCCAGAAGGGTACAAGGTCACCTACACACCTATGGCACCTGGAAACTACCTAATCTCTATTAAATATGGTGGACCCTACCACATTGTTGGCAGCCCCTTTAAAGCTAAAATTACtg GCTCTCGTTTAGTCAGTAGCCACAGCATGCATGAGACCTCATCAGTGCTGGTTGACCCTGTGACCCGCAGTGTGACCTCCACTCAGCAGGCGGCGCCAGGCTGGGCTAGCTCTGATGCTAGCCGTGTGGTGGCCAAAGGCCTGGGGCTCACGAAGGGCTTCATTGGGCAGAAAAATAGCTTCAGTGTAGACTGTAGCAAAGCAG GAAGAAATATGCTGCTGGTTGGAGTTGATGGGCCTAAAGTACCCTGTGAAGAGATCCTGGTCAAACACCTGGGCAACCGTCTCTATAATGTGTCCTACCAGCTGAAAGAAAAGGGCGAGTACATTCTGGTGGTGAAATGGGGTGATGACCACATTCCTGGGAGCCCGTTCCACATCACTGTCTAA